One window of the Actinomyces procaprae genome contains the following:
- a CDS encoding MurR/RpiR family transcriptional regulator — MIREDLQDKTGFSAAESAVADHLLQLGAAIRGLSARAIARQVHTAPSTVVRLCQRLGFEGYPDFRDAYLDELRYLSSAFTDIDANHPFTAADDDASLAGKLTVLYHETIDDTAGLLDPAVLTAAAARIAAARTVHVFSQGVQADVAADFADKMSRIGRQVTVHPLADRGFYTASTLAKEDLALAISYSGETAGTLRAVAMATRRGAALIAITSYGRSRLADLADLVLHVSTRERLVEKLGGYAMSLSTLFLLDSLYSAVFNLDHDANLRHRTALVHGYEFRRGSTNPVLRDRWSRRDDDAGTL, encoded by the coding sequence ATGATCAGGGAGGATCTGCAGGACAAAACCGGGTTCTCGGCGGCGGAGAGCGCCGTGGCCGACCACCTGCTCCAGCTCGGTGCCGCCATCCGCGGACTATCGGCCCGGGCCATCGCCCGGCAGGTGCACACCGCCCCCTCCACCGTGGTCCGTCTGTGCCAGCGCCTCGGCTTCGAGGGCTACCCGGACTTCCGAGACGCCTACCTGGATGAACTGCGCTACCTGTCCAGCGCCTTCACCGATATCGACGCCAACCACCCCTTCACCGCGGCCGACGACGACGCGTCCCTCGCCGGGAAGCTCACCGTCCTCTACCACGAGACGATCGACGACACCGCCGGGCTGCTGGACCCGGCCGTCCTCACTGCGGCGGCCGCGCGCATTGCCGCCGCCCGCACCGTCCACGTCTTCTCCCAGGGCGTGCAGGCCGACGTCGCCGCCGACTTCGCCGACAAGATGAGTCGCATCGGCCGGCAGGTGACCGTCCACCCCCTGGCGGACCGCGGCTTCTACACCGCCTCGACGCTGGCTAAGGAGGACCTGGCGCTGGCCATCTCCTACTCGGGCGAGACCGCGGGCACTCTGCGGGCCGTCGCCATGGCCACCCGTCGCGGCGCCGCACTCATCGCCATCACCTCCTACGGCCGCAGCCGCCTGGCGGATCTGGCCGACCTGGTGCTGCACGTGTCCACCCGCGAGCGCCTGGTGGAGAAGCTCGGCGGCTACGCCATGTCCCTGTCCACGCTGTTCCTCCTCGACTCCCTGTACTCGGCGGTCTTCAACCTGGATCACGACGCGAATCTGCGTCACCGCACTGCGCTCGTCCACGGTTATGAGTTCCGGCGCGGCTCTACCAACCCGGTGCTGCGCGACCGCTGGAGCCGCCGGGACGACGACGCCGGAACCCTCTGA
- a CDS encoding glycoside hydrolase family 1 protein encodes MGFPADFLWGGATAANQIEGAWDADGKGPSTADVLTAGVRGVKQRRITDGVEPGEFYPSHTAIDHFHRYAEDIALFAEMGFNVYRFSIAWSRIFPSGDETEPNEAGLAFYDRILDELEKYRITPLVTISHFENPLGLQRYGSWENRKVVDFYVRYARTLLERYRGRIRHWLTFNEINVMSTNPWNAGGIDSEDEAVRMRAAYHQFLASARTVRLAHEIDPDNQVGMMFCGHFAYPASPDPADVIGTMEFMQKMLFYCDVQCRGAYPRYKLRELEREGIELPVRDGDAEVLRAGTVDFISYSYYMTHVTGQKTQGILRGLNGLDTGYTNPHIERSDWGWGIDPMGLRYSLNLLYDRYQLPVMVVENGLGAVDALEADGTVHDPYRIDYLRRHLREMRKAIDIDGVPVMGYTSWGPIDLVAASTGEMSKRYGFIYVDVDDAGQGTFKRYRKDSFDWYRRVIASNGAWLGDEGADDAAAEAADTEDAEEAGDE; translated from the coding sequence ATGGGATTCCCCGCTGACTTCCTGTGGGGCGGCGCCACCGCCGCCAACCAGATCGAGGGCGCCTGGGACGCCGACGGCAAGGGACCGTCCACCGCCGACGTACTGACCGCGGGCGTGCGCGGCGTGAAGCAGCGCCGCATCACCGACGGCGTCGAGCCCGGCGAGTTCTACCCCAGCCACACCGCCATCGACCACTTCCACCGCTACGCCGAGGACATCGCCCTGTTTGCGGAGATGGGCTTCAACGTCTACCGCTTCTCCATCGCCTGGTCGCGCATCTTCCCGAGCGGGGACGAGACCGAGCCCAACGAGGCGGGCCTGGCCTTCTACGACCGGATCCTGGACGAGCTGGAGAAGTACCGCATCACCCCGCTGGTCACCATCAGTCACTTCGAGAACCCGCTGGGGCTGCAACGCTACGGCTCCTGGGAGAACCGGAAGGTGGTGGACTTCTACGTCCGCTACGCCCGCACCCTGCTGGAGCGCTACCGGGGGCGGATACGCCACTGGCTCACCTTCAACGAGATCAATGTGATGTCCACCAACCCGTGGAACGCCGGCGGCATCGACTCCGAGGATGAGGCGGTGCGCATGCGGGCCGCCTACCACCAGTTCCTGGCCAGCGCGCGCACGGTGCGCCTGGCCCACGAGATCGACCCCGACAACCAGGTGGGCATGATGTTCTGCGGGCACTTCGCCTACCCCGCCAGCCCGGATCCGGCCGATGTCATCGGCACCATGGAGTTCATGCAGAAGATGCTGTTCTACTGCGATGTGCAGTGCCGCGGCGCCTACCCGCGCTACAAGCTGCGCGAGCTGGAGCGGGAGGGCATCGAGCTGCCGGTGCGCGACGGCGACGCGGAGGTCCTGCGTGCGGGCACCGTGGACTTCATCTCCTACTCCTACTACATGACGCATGTGACCGGGCAGAAGACCCAGGGGATCCTGCGGGGCCTGAACGGCCTGGACACCGGCTACACCAACCCCCACATCGAGCGCTCCGACTGGGGCTGGGGCATCGACCCGATGGGACTGCGCTACTCCCTGAACCTCCTGTACGACCGCTACCAGCTGCCGGTGATGGTGGTGGAGAACGGGCTCGGCGCCGTGGACGCCCTGGAGGCCGACGGCACCGTCCACGACCCCTACCGCATAGACTACCTGCGCCGGCACCTGCGGGAGATGCGCAAGGCGATCGACATCGACGGCGTGCCGGTGATGGGCTACACCTCCTGGGGGCCGATCGACCTGGTAGCCGCCTCCACCGGGGAGATGTCCAAGCGCTACGGCTTCATCTACGTGGACGTCGACGACGCCGGGCAGGGCACCTTCAAGCGGTACCGCAAGGACTCCTTCGACTGGTACCGGCGGGTGATCGCCTCCAACGGCGCCTGGCTCGGGGATGAGGGGGCCGACGACGCGGCTGCGGAGGCGGCCGACACGGAGGACGCGGAGGAGGCGGGCGATGAGTGA
- a CDS encoding prolyl oligopeptidase family serine peptidase produces the protein MSTLAPAGAASDSPPGDGVAPAWLYEAGGTRATAWAEAHNRQTRLEYSSSPDFVGLSADLKSVLDCPDRIPAVADRAGMLYNFWTDADHPRGLWRRTSWDSYAAGAPSRADRAPTPAQWEVLLDLDALNAPGARPPEIGYTGDADLVWGGAQVLTTGPCAGRRALVTLSPGGGDASLTLEYDLEARRFIAPADGGFHRPASKGTMTWGDDAGESVIVSADFGPGTVSRAGYPRQVRRLRRGQAPDQAEVLVTAGGDAVAAFATRDPWGRTWLTTMPSFQQTRIWLLPDEAGCPAGTGPARAALDGRARVGTVTTADGDVVPADAIRLEVPEDSLAGVGRDWLTIELRSPWEAGGVTHPAGTLLGAGLAGFLDGHRKAEVLFAPSASSTLLSAAWTAGHLVLTVLDDVAHRLEVCTPPGRGDGVSGTGAAAGGWGHHWIDLTGAADLPTTHTTDGTELRPGRALLSVSATPLRPADTDYLWISASGWTTPSTLAVARLTASGELTGMTVVRQAPARFDARGVRVSQHVATSADGTRVPYFQIGRPTASSAPVLVHAYGAFGKSLTPGYEPVTGKAWLERGGTYVVVNARGGGEYGPGWHLAGTAAGRHRVVEDLVAVLDALVERGIAAPEDICLYGSSAGGLLAGEVLTRHPERIGAAVLEVPLTDLRRYTQLSAGAAWAAEFGDPDDPEQWAWMREYSPLHLLRAGRRYPPVLLVTSAADDRVHPAHARAMAFRLEQLGQAVTYFESAAGGHGGGATPAQRAFVSALVHAFAHRHTRRGR, from the coding sequence GTGAGCACCCTCGCCCCGGCCGGCGCCGCGAGCGACTCTCCTCCCGGCGACGGCGTCGCCCCCGCCTGGCTCTACGAGGCCGGCGGGACGCGGGCGACGGCCTGGGCGGAAGCCCATAACCGGCAAACCCGCCTGGAGTACAGCTCCTCCCCCGACTTCGTAGGCCTGTCCGCCGACCTGAAGTCGGTGCTGGACTGCCCGGACCGGATTCCCGCCGTCGCCGACCGGGCCGGCATGCTCTACAACTTCTGGACCGACGCCGATCATCCCCGGGGCCTCTGGCGCCGCACCAGTTGGGACTCCTATGCCGCCGGCGCCCCTTCCCGCGCCGACCGCGCCCCAACCCCCGCCCAGTGGGAGGTCCTACTGGACCTGGACGCCCTGAATGCGCCCGGTGCCCGGCCCCCAGAAATCGGGTACACCGGCGACGCCGACTTGGTGTGGGGCGGGGCGCAGGTGCTCACCACCGGCCCGTGCGCCGGCCGCCGCGCCCTGGTCACGCTGTCTCCGGGCGGCGGCGACGCGAGCCTCACCCTGGAGTACGACCTGGAGGCACGACGCTTCATCGCACCTGCCGACGGGGGCTTCCACCGTCCGGCGTCGAAGGGAACGATGACCTGGGGTGACGACGCGGGCGAGTCCGTCATCGTCTCCGCCGACTTCGGGCCCGGGACGGTGTCGCGGGCCGGCTACCCCCGGCAGGTGCGGCGCCTGCGGCGCGGGCAGGCACCCGACCAGGCGGAGGTGCTGGTGACCGCGGGAGGCGACGCCGTCGCCGCCTTCGCCACCCGCGACCCGTGGGGGCGGACCTGGCTGACCACCATGCCCAGCTTCCAACAAACACGCATCTGGCTGCTGCCCGACGAGGCCGGCTGCCCGGCAGGCACCGGGCCCGCCCGCGCCGCGCTGGACGGAAGGGCGCGCGTCGGCACGGTAACCACTGCTGACGGCGATGTCGTCCCGGCGGACGCGATCCGGCTTGAGGTCCCGGAGGACAGCCTTGCCGGCGTCGGCCGGGATTGGCTGACCATCGAGCTGCGCAGTCCCTGGGAGGCGGGCGGTGTCACGCATCCGGCCGGCACCCTGCTGGGCGCCGGCCTGGCGGGCTTCCTGGACGGGCACCGGAAGGCGGAGGTCCTGTTCGCGCCCTCCGCCTCATCCACGCTGCTGTCGGCCGCCTGGACCGCGGGCCACCTGGTGCTCACGGTGCTCGACGACGTCGCCCACCGCCTGGAGGTGTGCACGCCGCCCGGGCGTGGCGACGGGGTCTCCGGCACGGGGGCAGCGGCGGGCGGTTGGGGGCACCACTGGATCGACCTGACCGGCGCCGCCGACCTGCCGACGACCCACACCACCGACGGCACCGAACTGCGTCCGGGACGGGCGCTGCTGTCGGTGTCCGCCACGCCGTTGCGCCCGGCGGACACCGACTACCTGTGGATCTCGGCGTCCGGTTGGACCACGCCCTCGACGCTCGCCGTCGCCCGGTTGACGGCGTCGGGGGAGCTCACCGGAATGACGGTGGTGCGGCAGGCGCCCGCCCGGTTCGACGCGCGCGGCGTACGGGTGAGTCAACATGTGGCCACCAGCGCGGACGGCACCCGGGTGCCCTACTTCCAGATCGGCCGGCCGACGGCGTCGTCGGCGCCGGTGCTGGTGCACGCCTACGGGGCGTTCGGGAAGTCGCTCACGCCGGGGTACGAGCCCGTCACCGGGAAGGCGTGGTTGGAGCGGGGCGGCACCTATGTGGTGGTCAACGCGCGCGGCGGCGGCGAGTACGGGCCGGGATGGCACCTGGCGGGCACCGCCGCGGGCCGACACCGGGTGGTTGAGGACCTGGTGGCGGTGCTGGATGCGCTGGTGGAGCGCGGGATCGCCGCCCCGGAGGACATCTGCCTGTACGGCTCCTCGGCCGGGGGCCTGCTCGCGGGAGAGGTACTGACCCGGCATCCCGAACGTATCGGGGCGGCCGTACTGGAGGTGCCACTGACTGACTTGCGCCGGTACACCCAGCTGTCGGCCGGGGCGGCGTGGGCGGCGGAGTTCGGTGATCCGGATGACCCGGAGCAGTGGGCGTGGATGCGGGAGTACTCGCCACTGCACCTTCTACGGGCGGGGCGACGGTATCCGCCGGTGCTGCTGGTGACCTCGGCCGCAGACGACCGCGTGCATCCGGCGCATGCCCGCGCCATGGCCTTTCGCCTGGAGCAGCTGGGACAGGCAGTCACATACTTCGAGAGCGCCGCAGGCGGGCACGGTGGCGGTGCCACGCCCGCGCAGCGGGCCTTCGTGAGTGCCCTGGTACACGCCTTCGCCCACCGCCACACCCGCCGAGGTCGGTAG
- a CDS encoding sugar O-acetyltransferase, producing MDDQDARARAGLLFDAAWPPYRTLKARAHDLCRRYNALDELDPARAEILPQLFAGLGPEAYVRGPLYVNCGFHTTIGARFFANFNLTLLDDVPVTIGDDVQLGPGVTIVAGTHPLIASERRHLTYPDGHSGGAEYGDPVVIEDRVWLGANVTVMPGVTIGHDAVVGAGSLVTHDVPAGWLAFGTPARPVREITDADSVHSPTSAVYGRLSSQRRPAGADGH from the coding sequence ATGGACGATCAGGACGCCCGCGCCCGCGCCGGCCTGCTGTTCGACGCCGCCTGGCCTCCCTACCGCACGCTCAAGGCCCGCGCCCACGACCTGTGCCGCCGCTACAACGCGCTGGACGAGCTGGACCCCGCCCGCGCCGAAATCCTGCCGCAGCTCTTCGCCGGCCTCGGCCCGGAGGCGTACGTGCGCGGTCCGCTGTACGTCAACTGCGGTTTCCACACGACCATCGGCGCGCGCTTCTTCGCCAACTTCAACCTCACCCTGCTCGACGACGTGCCCGTGACCATCGGCGACGACGTTCAGCTCGGCCCCGGCGTCACCATCGTCGCCGGCACCCACCCCCTGATCGCCTCCGAGCGCCGGCACCTGACCTACCCCGACGGGCACAGCGGCGGCGCCGAGTACGGCGACCCCGTCGTCATTGAGGACCGCGTCTGGCTCGGCGCCAATGTCACCGTCATGCCGGGCGTCACCATCGGACACGACGCCGTCGTCGGTGCCGGCAGCCTGGTCACCCACGACGTGCCCGCAGGCTGGCTCGCCTTCGGCACTCCGGCCCGACCGGTCCGCGAGATCACCGACGCCGACTCCGTGCACAGCCCCACCTCCGCCGTCTATGGGCGCCTGAGCTCGCAGCGCCGCCCGGCCGGAGCCGACGGGCATTGA
- a CDS encoding GMC oxidoreductase, translating into MSNLDQENASPNIDRRFDAIVIGSGPAGSTAVRELTAAGMDVLLLEAGRELTEEDFTPPVYGKPKPMGMDIMTRAKRMLGSRQFNQARRSFYSDSSSRFLVDDVSNPYTYPLDAPYLWVRSRLLGGRMHAYGRVLQRMSDVDFKAASLDGVGIDWPFEYADLAPYYDRVEELVGVYGDADPGVEHPPAGRYVGPGHLNDMEQEFKQVVESRWPDRHVISWRFQAPFLDRVPPGIREARKTGRLTIRTGAVVSRITTNARTGLATGAVFIDARTRREHRVTGDVVMLCASAIESVRLLLNSGSSRHPGGLANSNGLVGRYLMEQSMTLGFGDDARRPGYFGPSSQCEEDPFYGNSGGFLIPRYQNLHGQTEAYKRGYSFQGLAGRVPVPEDSPAMFGFGAGGEMLPQYGNHVTLSRRVKDKWGIPAAHIVCRPDDNDRTMVAAAVRDVTEMMQAGGYRTNFVASTFGVHSKQVWPDFNPAQRAMFRVGIRMSLMMGVSIHEAGGARMGHDPATSVLNGVAQAWDVPNLFVTDAASFPTGSTEGPALTIMAVTARACDYIARAHAAGELSRPTQDVTL; encoded by the coding sequence ATGAGCAACCTGGACCAGGAGAACGCATCCCCCAACATCGACCGCCGCTTCGACGCCATCGTCATCGGCTCCGGCCCCGCCGGCTCGACGGCGGTGCGCGAGCTGACCGCCGCCGGCATGGACGTGCTCCTGCTCGAGGCCGGCCGCGAGCTGACCGAGGAGGACTTCACACCGCCGGTGTACGGCAAGCCCAAGCCGATGGGCATGGACATTATGACCCGCGCCAAGCGCATGCTCGGCAGCCGCCAGTTCAACCAGGCCCGCCGTTCCTTCTATTCCGACTCCTCCTCCCGGTTCCTGGTCGACGACGTGTCCAACCCCTACACCTACCCCCTAGACGCCCCCTACCTGTGGGTGCGCTCCCGGCTGCTGGGCGGGCGCATGCACGCCTACGGCCGGGTGCTCCAGCGCATGAGCGACGTCGATTTCAAGGCCGCCAGCCTCGACGGCGTCGGCATCGACTGGCCCTTCGAGTACGCGGACCTGGCCCCCTACTACGACCGGGTGGAGGAGCTGGTCGGCGTTTACGGCGACGCCGACCCCGGGGTGGAGCACCCTCCCGCCGGCAGGTATGTGGGCCCCGGACACCTCAATGACATGGAGCAGGAGTTCAAGCAGGTTGTTGAATCCCGGTGGCCCGACCGCCATGTGATCTCCTGGCGCTTCCAGGCCCCCTTCCTGGACCGCGTCCCCCCGGGCATCCGCGAGGCCCGCAAGACCGGCCGCCTGACCATCCGCACCGGCGCGGTCGTCTCCCGCATCACCACCAATGCCCGCACCGGCCTGGCCACCGGCGCTGTTTTCATCGATGCCCGCACCAGGCGCGAGCACCGGGTGACCGGCGATGTGGTCATGCTGTGCGCCTCGGCGATCGAGTCGGTGCGGCTGCTGCTGAACTCCGGGTCCAGCCGCCACCCGGGCGGGCTGGCGAACTCCAACGGGCTGGTGGGGCGCTACCTCATGGAGCAGTCCATGACGCTGGGCTTCGGCGACGACGCCCGTCGCCCCGGCTACTTCGGTCCCTCCTCACAGTGCGAGGAGGATCCCTTCTACGGCAACTCCGGCGGCTTCCTGATCCCCCGCTACCAGAACCTGCACGGCCAGACCGAGGCCTACAAGCGCGGCTACTCCTTCCAGGGGCTGGCCGGGCGGGTGCCGGTGCCGGAGGACTCCCCCGCCATGTTCGGCTTCGGCGCCGGCGGCGAGATGCTGCCCCAGTACGGCAACCATGTGACCCTCTCGCGGCGAGTGAAGGACAAGTGGGGCATTCCCGCGGCGCACATCGTGTGCCGCCCGGACGACAACGACCGCACCATGGTCGCCGCCGCGGTTCGGGACGTCACCGAGATGATGCAGGCCGGCGGCTACCGGACCAACTTCGTGGCCTCGACCTTCGGGGTGCACTCCAAGCAGGTGTGGCCGGACTTCAACCCCGCCCAGCGCGCCATGTTCCGGGTCGGGATCCGTATGAGTCTGATGATGGGGGTCTCCATCCATGAGGCGGGCGGGGCCCGCATGGGCCACGACCCGGCCACCAGCGTGCTGAACGGCGTCGCCCAGGCCTGGGACGTTCCCAACCTGTTCGTCACGGACGCCGCCTCCTTCCCCACCGGCTCCACGGAGGGGCCGGCGCTGACGATCATGGCGGTCACCGCCCGCGCCTGCGACTACATCGCTCGCGCGCACGCGGCCGGGGAGCTGTCCCGCCCCACCCAGGACGTGACGCTTTAG
- a CDS encoding DHA2 family efflux MFS transporter permease subunit: MSAQSPVAPGKTMPSPYRVAAVVMIGSFMSVLDGTIINVAIPALQRHFAAPDGVLPAYSTVAWTVTGYALAVAAIIPLTDWGLKRIGARWMYIGSITLFTIASVLCALSPSLAFLIVMRVVQGLCGGCIMPVGTTLVARAAGPNNLGRMMSLMGIPMLIAPVMGPILGGWLVEAASWQWVFLINLPFGAAAAGLGLVLLPRDDERGTVRLDVPGVVLMSPGLALTLWGVSNAGGGAAVTAPVVWVPLVLGLVMVAAFVRRSLRAEHPLLDLTVLRLGGYRNAIVLAIFFQAGFTADLLLLPAYFQQVRGLGAMAAGFFIAPTGLGALISMPIASNLVDRLPAGRVVPFGMAAMFASVLALTQVGADTSLWWLGVVLSVQGLGIGGTMMPVSTAALQAVDREEVGNATTLFNIGQQVFGAVGIAIVSVLLALFLAGTDAGAAAVAGELSGTELADGLAQAAGAFGRAFWMPTVSMGLALFMAFRLPMRRERATIPAES, translated from the coding sequence GTGTCCGCACAATCCCCAGTCGCCCCCGGCAAGACCATGCCCAGTCCTTACCGGGTCGCCGCCGTCGTCATGATCGGCTCATTCATGTCCGTCCTGGACGGCACCATCATCAACGTCGCCATCCCCGCACTGCAACGCCACTTCGCCGCGCCCGACGGCGTCCTGCCCGCATACTCGACGGTGGCCTGGACCGTGACCGGCTACGCGCTCGCGGTGGCGGCAATCATCCCGCTGACCGACTGGGGCCTGAAGCGCATCGGCGCCCGGTGGATGTACATCGGCTCGATCACCCTGTTCACAATCGCCTCCGTGCTGTGCGCCCTCTCCCCGAGCCTCGCCTTCCTGATCGTCATGCGGGTGGTGCAGGGCCTGTGCGGCGGCTGCATCATGCCCGTGGGCACCACGCTGGTCGCTCGCGCCGCCGGCCCGAACAACCTCGGCCGCATGATGAGCCTGATGGGCATCCCCATGTTGATCGCACCCGTGATGGGGCCGATCCTGGGAGGCTGGCTGGTGGAGGCGGCCTCTTGGCAGTGGGTGTTCCTCATCAACCTGCCCTTCGGGGCGGCGGCCGCCGGGCTTGGGCTGGTCCTGCTCCCGCGCGACGACGAGCGCGGCACCGTCCGCCTGGATGTCCCGGGCGTGGTGCTGATGTCCCCCGGCCTGGCCCTGACCCTGTGGGGCGTGTCGAATGCGGGCGGCGGCGCGGCCGTCACTGCACCGGTGGTATGGGTGCCGCTGGTGCTGGGCCTGGTGATGGTGGCTGCATTCGTGCGCCGGAGCCTGCGCGCCGAGCATCCGCTGCTGGATCTGACCGTCCTGCGCCTTGGCGGATATCGCAATGCCATTGTCCTGGCGATCTTCTTCCAGGCGGGATTCACCGCGGACCTACTGCTTCTGCCCGCCTACTTCCAGCAGGTGCGTGGTCTGGGCGCCATGGCGGCCGGTTTCTTCATCGCCCCTACTGGTCTAGGGGCACTCATCTCGATGCCCATCGCCTCCAACCTTGTGGACCGGCTGCCCGCTGGGCGGGTGGTGCCCTTCGGTATGGCGGCCATGTTCGCCTCCGTGCTTGCGTTGACTCAGGTTGGAGCGGACACGAGTCTGTGGTGGCTGGGGGTCGTGCTTTCGGTGCAGGGCTTGGGGATCGGCGGCACCATGATGCCGGTGTCGACGGCGGCCCTGCAGGCGGTCGACCGCGAGGAGGTCGGCAACGCCACCACGCTGTTCAACATCGGGCAGCAGGTTTTCGGCGCCGTCGGCATCGCGATCGTGTCCGTGCTGCTAGCGCTGTTCCTGGCGGGGACGGATGCGGGCGCGGCGGCGGTGGCCGGCGAGCTGAGCGGGACGGAGTTGGCGGACGGCCTCGCCCAGGCCGCGGGGGCGTTCGGCCGAGCCTTCTGGATGCCGACCGTTTCCATGGGCCTGGCGCTGTTCATGGCCTTCCGCCTGCCCATGCGTCGTGAGCGCGCCACCATCCCGGCCGAGTCCTGA
- a CDS encoding beta-glucoside-specific PTS transporter subunit IIABC has translation MADSQLASTILEKVGGQDNVSSLGHCATRLRFVLKDESLADTAALKTTKGVIDVVAKGGQYQVVIGPGVADVYQDINSQASFATAPADGAGPQEDKNLLARALDMIAGSFFPIIPAIVGGGMLKAIAAILLAAHLLDAESMSYQFLTFMGDAAFYFLPVLIGVSAAHKFQVNPYVSAALGAMLIHPTFVSLAGAAQDGGPSLSLFGLPVQAGTYSSSVIPIFLMVWLQSYVEPLAKRIMPSAVHMVSTPLITSLVVGVTGFVVLAPLGNWAGQGLAAGVNAISGVAPWLVPTLMGALTPLLVMVGMHYAIIPIGINLLATTHRDPFVGPGMLVSNVAQGGAALGVALRAKDVNTRSVAASTGFTAVLGITEPALYGINLRFKRPLIAAMIGGGVGGLVVGVMGVGRFAQVAPGLLALPSYINPEEPGNLSVLIWAIVAVVIAFLTAFVISLAWGIDEQADAANVEGAAAPANGADDLGNQKDVTIVDEEIHAPLDGEAIALAEVSDPVFSGGALGEGIAIVPASGRLVAPADGTVTVMFPTGHAVGMTTAAGAELLMHIGFDTVSLDGEHFTTHVAQGAAVKRGDLLVEFDVEAIKAAGYEVTTPVVVTNTAQYSSVRPAASGPVAAGDDVLVLTT, from the coding sequence ATGGCTGACTCCCAGCTCGCCTCCACGATTCTGGAGAAGGTCGGTGGCCAGGACAACGTCTCCAGCCTCGGCCACTGCGCCACCCGCCTGCGCTTCGTTCTCAAGGACGAGTCCCTGGCGGACACCGCCGCCCTGAAAACCACCAAGGGGGTGATCGACGTCGTCGCCAAGGGCGGCCAGTACCAGGTGGTCATCGGCCCCGGCGTCGCCGACGTCTACCAGGACATCAACTCCCAGGCGTCCTTCGCGACCGCACCCGCCGACGGGGCGGGCCCGCAGGAGGACAAGAACCTGCTGGCGCGTGCCCTGGACATGATCGCCGGGTCCTTCTTCCCCATCATTCCGGCCATCGTGGGCGGGGGCATGCTCAAGGCCATCGCCGCCATCCTGCTGGCCGCCCACCTGCTCGACGCCGAGTCGATGAGCTACCAGTTCCTCACCTTCATGGGGGATGCCGCCTTCTACTTCCTGCCGGTGCTGATCGGGGTGTCGGCCGCCCACAAGTTCCAGGTCAACCCGTATGTCTCCGCCGCCCTGGGGGCCATGCTCATCCACCCGACCTTCGTGTCCCTGGCCGGTGCCGCCCAAGACGGGGGTCCGTCCCTGAGCCTGTTCGGCCTGCCCGTGCAGGCCGGCACCTACTCCTCCTCGGTCATCCCCATCTTCCTGATGGTCTGGCTCCAGTCCTACGTGGAGCCGCTGGCCAAGCGGATCATGCCCAGTGCCGTCCACATGGTCTCCACGCCGCTGATCACCTCGCTGGTGGTGGGCGTGACCGGATTCGTGGTCTTGGCGCCGCTGGGCAACTGGGCCGGGCAGGGACTGGCCGCCGGCGTGAACGCGATCTCCGGGGTGGCGCCCTGGCTCGTGCCCACGCTCATGGGCGCGCTCACTCCGCTGCTGGTCATGGTGGGCATGCACTACGCGATCATTCCCATCGGCATCAACCTGCTGGCCACCACCCACCGCGACCCCTTCGTCGGCCCCGGCATGCTCGTGTCCAACGTCGCCCAGGGCGGCGCCGCCCTGGGGGTGGCCCTGCGCGCCAAGGACGTCAACACCCGCTCCGTGGCCGCCTCCACCGGGTTCACCGCCGTCCTGGGCATCACCGAGCCGGCCCTGTACGGCATCAACCTGCGCTTCAAGCGGCCGCTGATCGCCGCCATGATCGGCGGCGGCGTGGGCGGCCTGGTCGTGGGCGTCATGGGTGTGGGCCGCTTCGCCCAGGTGGCCCCCGGCCTGCTCGCCCTGCCCTCCTACATCAACCCCGAGGAGCCCGGCAACCTGTCCGTTCTCATCTGGGCGATCGTCGCCGTCGTCATCGCCTTCCTGACCGCCTTCGTCATCTCCCTGGCCTGGGGCATCGACGAGCAGGCCGACGCCGCCAACGTCGAAGGTGCTGCGGCGCCCGCTAACGGCGCAGACGACCTGGGCAACCAGAAGGACGTGACCATCGTCGACGAGGAGATTCACGCGCCCCTGGACGGGGAGGCGATCGCACTGGCGGAGGTGTCCGACCCGGTGTTCTCCGGGGGCGCGCTCGGCGAGGGCATCGCCATCGTCCCCGCCTCCGGGCGCCTGGTGGCCCCCGCCGACGGCACCGTCACGGTCATGTTCCCCACCGGCCACGCCGTCGGCATGACCACGGCTGCGGGCGCCGAGCTGCTCATGCACATCGGCTTCGACACCGTCTCCCTGGACGGGGAGCACTTCACCACCCACGTGGCGCAGGGCGCCGCGGTCAAGCGCGGGGACCTGCTCGTGGAGTTCGACGTGGAGGCCATCAAGGCCGCCGGCTACGAGGTGACCACGCCCGTCGTCGTCACCAACACCGCCCAGTACTCCTCGGTGCGCCCGGCCGCCTCCGGGCCGGTCGCGGCCGGCGACGACGTGCTCGTCCTGACCACCTGA